In the genome of Leguminivora glycinivorella isolate SPB_JAAS2020 chromosome 21, LegGlyc_1.1, whole genome shotgun sequence, one region contains:
- the LOC125237550 gene encoding uncharacterized protein LOC125237550 gives MTISFKISQTKNYGGRRKVCFVEGDQVLVKHIFSNGNKHVWKKGCIQKLIGNKMYLVRIIDLNILVKKHVDQLLLYKGNNSVGTTSDTQDISSDLEITINESLSPSHDAVSPPAIEGQTSDSSLVESGNNLDEPCQSLIPREGVPPDSIVPPAATSVAQNDVFLDGEAEGTETTLDPMTHADRRNIRATRNPNPVYR, from the exons ATGACGATATCATTCAAG ATCTCACAAACTAAGAACTATGGAGGGCGGCGCAAGGTGTGTTTTGTGGAAGGAGATCAGGTGTtagttaaacatatatttagtaACGGAAATAAGCACGTATGGAAAAAAGGTTGTATACAAAAACTTATAGGTAATAAAATGTACTTAGTTCGTATAATAGATTTAAATATATTAGTTAAGAAACATGTAGATCAGTTACTATTGTATAAAGGTAATAATAGCGTAGGTACTACTAGTGATACCCAAGATATTTCATCTGACCTGGAAATAACAATCAACGAGTCGTTATCTCCAAGTCATGATGCAGTGTCACCTCCAGCGATTGAAGGCCAGACCTCTGACTCAAGTTTAGTTGAAAGTGGAAATAATTTAGATGAGCCTTGCCAGTCGCTGATACCACGGGAAGGTGTACCCCCCGACTCCATAGTCCCGCCTGCTGCCACATCGGTGGCCCAGAATGATGTTTTTCTAGACGGTGAGGCGGAGGGTACCGAGACTACCTTAGACCCTATGACGCATGCAGATCGTCGTAATATCCGTGCCACTCGCAATCCTAACCCAGTGTACAGATAA